Below is a window of Deinococcota bacterium DNA.
CAAGAATCGGCTGCACGACTACTCGAAGGTTTCAGCCCAATAGTTGCCCAAATCTTTCCTGACATCCCCAGGCTTCTCGGCGTGGCCGAGGGCGGTTGACGCTGCCAGTGCTTCCGCTTCAGCCACGAACCAGTGGGGTTGCAACTGGGGCTCCATCTCCGTGTGCTTCCCTAAAAACGCTTGCAACGCCGTTTCGTCAACGCGCCAGGAGCGACCTACCTTGACGCCGTGGAGTTGTCCTTGCCGCAGCCAGCGGCGCACGCTCGCCTCATCGACGCGAAGCAAGCCGGCAACCTCCTCAACGGTCAGCAGGTTCAAGATCTTCATGTAGGC
It encodes the following:
- a CDS encoding helix-turn-helix domain-containing protein yields the protein MKILNLLTVEEVAGLLRVDEASVRRWLRQGQLHGVKVGRSWRVDETALQAFLGKHTEMEPQLQPHWFVAEAEALAASTALGHAEKPGDVRKDLGNYWAETFE